Proteins co-encoded in one Juglans regia cultivar Chandler chromosome 16, Walnut 2.0, whole genome shotgun sequence genomic window:
- the LOC109005506 gene encoding ADP-ribosylation factor GTPase-activating protein AGD3-like, producing MHFAKLDDSPMFRKQIQSLEESAESLRERSLKFYKGCRKYTEGLGEEYDGDIAFVGALETFGGGHDDPISLAFGGPVMTKFTIALREIGTYKELLRSQVEHMMNDRLLQFVNIDLHEVKEARKRFDKASIVYDQARERFLSLRKGTKTEVAIGLEEELHNARSTFEQARFNLITALSNVEAKKRFEFLEAVSGTMDAHLRYFKQGYELLHQMEPYINQVLTYAQQSRERSNYEQAALSERMQDYKRQVDRESRWSSYGTNRSPNGDGIQAIGRSSHKMIEAVMQSAANGKIQTIRQGYLSKRSSNLRGDWKRRFFVLDSRGMLYYYRKQCSKPSASSSQISGQRHSSELGSGLLSRWLSSHYHGGGVHDEKSVARHTVNLLTSTIKVDADQSDLRFCFRIISPTKNYTLQAESALDQKDWIEKITGVIASLLSSQAPEMCPSAGPMGISHHRSASESSSFESSDFDHCTVEEYTSERSLATAHHERPIRNMQPQRSCIKSEKLTDVLRRVCGNDKCADCGAPEPDWASLNLGVLVCIECSGVHRNLGVHISKVRSLTLDVKVWDTSVISLFQSLGNTFANSVWEELLQSRSGFQLDLVPVGLYKSDKSQLIFLCKPSHTDSISVKEKFIHAKYAEKLFVRKSKDKQYPHLVAQQIWEGVRANDKKAVYRHIVNSEADVNVAYKQTSCESSLAGDSMERSFTSSTNLAGTSEALSLEDLDGCTLLHLACETADIGMIELLLQYGANVNATDCRGQTPLHHCIRRGRTTYVKLLLTRGADPRAVNCNGINPFELAVESNFGDSEVLALLAYSNG from the exons ATGCATTTCGCAAAGCTCGATGACTCTCCTATGTTTCGCAAGCAG ATACAAAGCTTGGAGGAAAGTGCTGAATCATTAAGGGAGCGAAGTTTAAAGTTTTACAAAGGGTGCCGAAAATACAC TGAAGGACTTGGGGAGGAATATGATGGGGATATTGCTTTTGTGGGTGCACTGGAAACTTTTGGTGGAGGGCATGATGATCCCATTAGTTTGGCTTTTGGAG GCCCTGTTATGACCAAATTTACCATTGCGCTGAGAGAAATTGGGACTTACAAAGAACTTCTTCGATCCCAG GTTGAGCACATGATGAATGACAGATTACTGCAGTTTGTCAATATTGATCTGCACGAGGTCAAG GAAGCACGGAAGCGTTTTGACAAGGCTAGTATTGTTTATGACCAG GCTCGTGAAAGGTTTCTGTCCCTGAGGAAAGGCACAAAGACAGAAGTAGCAATTGGTTTAGAGGAG GAGCTTCATAATGCAAGGTCTACATTTGAGCAAGCTCGTTTCAATTTG ATAACTGCACTTTCTAATGTCGAGGCAAAAAAGAGGTTTGAATTTTTGGAAGCAGTCAGTGGGACAATGGATGCACATCTTCGTTACTTCAAACAG GGATATGAGTTGTTGCATCAAATGGAACCGTACATTAATCAG GTCTTGACTTATGCACAACAGTCAAGAGAAAGGTCGAACTATGAGCAGGCTGCACTTTCTGAAAGGATGCAAGATTATAAAAGGCAGGTGGATCGAGAGAGTAGGTGGTCTTCCTATGGTACGAACAGATCTCCTAATGGAGATGGTATACAAGCCATCGGCAGAAGTTCACATAAAATGATAGAGGCAGTCATGCAGTCTGCTGCAAACGGAAAG ATTCAAACCATTCGACAAGGTTATCTCTCAAAGCGTTCCTCAAACTTAAGGGGTGACTGGAAAAGAAGGTTTTTTGTTCTTGATAGCCGAGGAATGTTGTATTACTATCGGAAACAGTGCAGCAAACCATCT GCCTCTAGCAGTCAAATTTCTGGTCAGAGGCATAGTTCGGAGCTTGGTTCTGGACTGCTGAGTCGGTGGCTTTCATCTCATTACCATGGTGGTGGAGTGCACGATGAGAAATCTGTTGCTCGTCACACAGTGAACCTGCTTACATCAACAATCAAAGTTGATGCTGATCAATCAGATCTTAGGTTTTGCTTCAGGATCATTTCACCTACAAAGAACTACACTTTGCAG GCAGAGAGTGCCCTGGATCAAAAGGATTGGATTGAAAAGATCACAGGGGTCATTGCTTCATTACTTAGTTCTCAAGCTCCTGAgatg TGTCCGTCTGCTGGTCCAATGGGAATTAGTCATCATCGGTCTGCAAGTGAGAGTAGTTCGTTTGAAAGTTCTGACTTTGATCACTGCACAGTTGAAGAATATACATCAGAGAGGAGCCTTGCTACTGCACATCATGAACGCCCAATAAGAAATATGCAACCACAACGATCCTGCATAAAAAGTGAGAAGCTAACTGATGTATTGCGAAGAGTTTGCGGAAATGATAAATGTGCTGATTGTGGTGCCCCTGAACCAGATTGGGCATCattaaatcttggtgttcttGTTTGTATTGAATGTTCTGGTGTTCACCGTAATCTTGGGGTGCACATATCGAAG GTACGATCTCTTACACTAGATGTCAAAGTGTGGGATACTTCGGTTATAAGTTTGTTTCAGTCTCTGGGCAATACATTTGCAAACTCAGTCTGGGAGGAACTATTGCAATCAAGAAGTGGCTTCCAGCTTGATCTCGTCCCCGTGGG CTTATACAAGTCCGATAAATCACAGTTGATTTTTCTCTGTAAACCTAGTCACACTGATTCTATATCAGTGAAAGAAAAGTTCATCCATGCAAAG TATGCAGAAAAGCTTTTTGTTCGCAAGTCAAAAGACAAGCAATATCCTCATTTAGTTGCACAACAAATCTGGGAGGGTGTGCGTGCTAATGACAAGAAAGCTGTATACCGTCACATTGTTAATTCCGAAGCTGATGTGAATGTTGCATACAAGCAAACATCTTGTGAGTCCTCTTTAGCAGGGGATTCAATGGAGAGGTCCTTCACTAGCTCTACAAATTTGGCAGGTACAAGTGAAGCCCTGAGCCTGGAGGATCTAGATGGATGCACTCTGCTTCACCTAGCTTGTGAAACTGCAGACATAGGCATGATAGAACTCCTCCTACAGTATGGTGCAAACGTAAATGCAACTGATTGCAGAGGCCAAACACCACTCCACCACTGCATTCGCAGAGGCAGGACCACATATGTGAAGTTGCTTCTTACAAG GGGAGCTGATCCCCGTGCTGTAAATTGCAACGGTATAAACCCTTTTGAGCTAGCAGTAGAGTCGAACTTTGGTGATAGTGAAGTACTTGCTTTATTAGCTTACTCAAATGGATAA